A region from the Mya arenaria isolate MELC-2E11 chromosome 2, ASM2691426v1 genome encodes:
- the LOC128244086 gene encoding interferon-induced very large GTPase 1-like, whose product MYEFIEAKRKTKISEQKHGDYEHVLEVLDEEIETTSFTVQHFFREISQICNSIIEFDVDRSIAGVSLDEITKVYANLISRGATIELIDGDNPYMASYWNQAVFEYIEKHKSVGKCVILSILGLQGTGKSTMLNCMFGLNFETGTGRCTRGINGRLLKMEISSNDNHGHVFVVDSEGLRAPERSITDQNNFDNELATFITGIGHVSLMNVSGENPSELHNVLGVVVYALIRLKHAENALLEGQSCMFVHHGVADVTAHQNNLDALTKVLDQVTKVAAKSEHMYFNDVIKFNAISQVFYTPEFLQGNVPATRINPEYSKIVSTVRHRIIQLLVEQGRGLDMTDIGIRTENVWDGVKSENFIFSFRNGVEIKIYHDINNALNDKLWNFEKELNFHILPRYQRKYQGCVTKDDLSMKHKPIFESAMEICESKRQEVEGSIEELFEKGEDSRTAVEWKFSELLVVKQKLQDIMNAAKNRLNSYYTIQFLYIETSTITEERKKQLEIKSQEVAEKLIGECSEKDIEDSFKTLWEKFEEDIRQKLTVMRPRNLDEMFKSKLLQIYSEDTMHIKNHLKAFTAIESLHHVLRDNPDVEPLVQYVESSVKGFDETEEVSEIIVYDFIRKIKAKCSEAKTKKDRKLTKMFSINFVVESSRFALYHFRVHNKLFQKKQGIDSYIRQYREKIYLSFKVTIGGKQKEKQICKSLCSTILFFLNKAIKMKIERIVKTTIEEELCVSKANLLLEICTFLAKETDELTAFDNFISYLMAPDSFGKKWLIIRCEQILFPEVQDKKSFKEISKRTIDIVFGFVNESLKRLKNHSEVNIRLQKAVDLFSQIIESLDIDSTDIESVCHSEMNELVNVKDLANYIEPAFDTERESLRKTFCSVTVNTIETFINLQYDALFKHLWGCFEKCPFCKEPCSLRNHSIAAKHQCKQHRILGCLGVKTEWKTFYQAPCDSSINTYTEWFDCQIVNYVCKNHQNHGNSQERHLFRKYKTFFPHWDIIPSSDVRESSTYWKWFMYRFRERLCEYYGFTSDGIPDNWSYISAHEAIQSLRLCYS is encoded by the coding sequence ATGTATGAGTTTATTGAAgcgaaaagaaaaacaaagatCAGTGAACAAAAACATGGTGATTACGAACACGTTCTGGAGGTTCTTGATGAAGAAATAGAAACGACATCGTTTACTGTTCAACATTTCTTTAGGGAAATAAGCCAAATATGCAACTCCATCATAGAATTTGATGTAGATCGATCAATTGCGGGCGTGTCACTTGACgaaataacaaaagtatatgCAAATCTCATATCAAGAGGTGCCACGATTGAACTTATCGATGGTGATAACCCGTACATGGCATCCTACTGGAACCAGGCTGtgtttgaatatattgaaaaacataaaagtgTCGGGAAATGTGTGATTTTGAGTATACTAGGCTTACAGGGCACTGGAAAATCAACGATGTTAAATTGCATGTTTGGTTTAAACTTCGAAACAGGTACGGGTCGTTGCACACGCGGAATCAATGGAAGACTTCTTAAGATGGAAATATCTTCAAATGATAATCACGGACATGTTTTCGTTGTCGATTCTGAAGGATTACGTGCACCCGAAAGATCTATAACAGATCAAAATAATTTCGACAATGAACTGGCAACTTTCATTACAGGAATAGGCCATGTAAGTTTAATGAATGTATCAGGAGAAAATCCATCGGAGCTACATAATGTTTTAGGCGTAGTTGTTTATGCCTTGATTCGTTTGAAACATGCTGAGAACGCTTTGCTCGAAGGACAATCGTGTATGTTTGTTCACCACGGTGTAGCTGACGTAACTGCACATCAAAACAACCTGGACGCTCTAACAAAAGTGCTAGATCAAGTAACAAAAGTAGCAGCTAAATCAGAACACATGTACTTTAATGACGTAATTAAATTTAACGCAATATCACAGGTGTTTTATACGCCCGAATTTTTGCAAGGCAATGTGCCAGCTACACGTATTAATCCTGAGTACAGTAAAATTGTATCAACCGTTCGGCATCGCATAATTCAGTTACTTGTCGAACAGGGTAGAGGTCTTGATATGACAGATATCGGGATTCGAACAGAAAATGTATGGGATGGAGTTAAGTCAGAAAATTTTATATTCTCTTTCCGCAATGGCGTAGAAATAAAAATTTACCACGATATTAACAATGCACTTAATGATAAACTCTggaattttgaaaaagaattaaACTTTCACATTTTACCACGGTATCAACGTAAATACCAAGGATGTGTAACAAAAGACGACTTGTCTATGAAGCATAAACCCATTTTTGAAAGTGCAATGGAAATATGTGAGTCAAAAAGACAAGAAGTAGAAGGCAGTATAGAAGAATTATTTGAGAAAGGTGAGGATAGTAGAACTGCAGTTGAATGGAAGTTCTCTGAATTGCttgtagtaaaacaaaaattgcaaGACATTATGAACGCAGCTAAAAATCGGTTAAATTCATATTACACAATTCAATTTCTTTACATCGAAACATCCACCATAAcagaagaaagaaaaaaacagcttGAAATAAAATCTCAAGAGGTTGCCGAAAAGTTAATAGGAGAATGCAGTGAAAAAGACATTGAAGATTCCTTCAAAACGCTTTGGGAAAAGTTTGAAGAGGACATTCGTCAAAAGTTGACAGTAATGAGACCTCGAAATCTTgatgaaatgtttaaaagtaaattattacaaatatacaGCGAAGACACCATGCATATCAAAAATCACTTGAAAGCATTTACGGCTATAGAATCTTTACACCATGTATTAAGAGATAACCCTGATGTAGAACCACTGGTACAATACGTAGAATCATCAGTAAAAGGATTCGATGAAACAGAAGAAGTTTCAGAAATAATAGTCTATGATTTTATTCGAAAAATTAAAGCTAAATGTTCAGAGGCAAAGACAAAGAAAGACAGAAAGTTGACAAAgatgttttcaattaattttgttgttgaaagTAGTCGCTTTGCATTGTACCATTTTCGCGTTCACAATAAATTGTTCCAAAAAAAACAAGGAATAGATTCTTATATAAGACAATATCgagaaaaaatatacttatcTTTTAAGGTTACAATTGGAGGTAAACAAAAGGAAAAGCAAATATGTAAATCGCTTTGTTCtaccattttgttttttctaaataaagctatcaaaatgaaaattgaaaggattgttaaaacaacaatagAAGAAGAGCTTTGTGTGTCCAAAGCAAATCTATTACttgaaatatgtacatttttagCAAAAGAGACGGATGAACTCACTgcttttgataattttatatccTATCTAATGGCACCAGATAGCTTTGGGAAAAAGTGGCTAATAATAAGATGCGAGCAAATACTGTTTCCAGAAGTACAAGACAAGAAGTCGTTTAAAGAAATAAGCAAACGTACGATTGATATTGTATTTGGATTTGTTAACGAGTCATTAAAACGGTTGAAAAATCATTCCGAGGTGAATATAAGACTTCAAAAAGCCGTCGATTTGTTTTCTCAAATAATTGAGAGTCTAGACATTGACAGCACGGACATAGAAAGCGTGTGTCATTCGGAAATGAATGAGCTTGTGAATGTCAAAGACTTGGCAAATTACATTGAGCCTGCGTTTGATACTGAGAGAGAAAgcttaagaaaaacattttgttcagTAACTGTCAACACGATAGAAACGTTTATCAATCTACAATATGATGCACTCTTTAAACATCTGTGgggttgttttgaaaaatgtccGTTTTGCAAGGAACCTTGTTCTTTAAGAAACCATTCTATAGCTGCTAAACACCAATGCAAACAGCATCGGATTCTTGGCTGTTTAGGGGTGAAAACCGAATGGAAAACATTCTATCAAGCCCCTTGTGACTCGTCCATTAACACTTATACGGAATGGTTTGACTGTCAAATAGTAAACTATGTATGTAAAAACCACCAAAACCATGGCAATAGTCAAGAACGACATTTGTTTCGAAAGTATAAGACCTTTTTTCCTCATTGGGATATCATTCCGTCGTCTGATGTGCGTGAAAGTTCAACCTATTGGAAATGGTTCATGTACAGGTTTAGAGAAAGACTTTGTGAATACTATGGTTTCACTTCAGACGGCATTCCAGATAACTGGTCGTATATCTCAGCGCATGAAGCAATACAAAGCTTGCGTTTATGCTATAGTTGA